GTAGGCCCAGGCCAGCCACGCCTCGCCGGTGGGCGTCGGGCGCGGCTCGCCGGTCAGCACGATCACCACCAGGAAGCCCAAGCCGCCGAAGAGCTGCTGCCAGCCCGACGCGGCCTGGATCGACAGGCCCGGCCGGCGGCGCGCCATCCAGATCGAGCCCGCGACCCAGGTGAGCGGCGCGATCAGCAGGCCGATCACGGCCCAGACGTCGGCGCTGGTGCCGTGGCGCAGCAGGGGCCACGACAGCAGTCCCACGCCGACGAAGCCGATCAGCAGCGACGCGACCAGCTTGGGCGACGGCGCGCGCCGGTCCAGCGCGGCCTCGATCAGCGCGCCCCAGATGGGCATGATCCCCACCAGCAGCGCCGCGATGCCCGAGTCGGCGCGCTGCTCGGCCCAGGTCACCAGCCCGTTGCCGCCGACCCACAGCAGCAGGCCGGAGCCGGCCAGCACCAGCGCCTCGGCGCGCGTGGGCCGCAGGCGGTGGCCGCGGATCGCGGCCCAGCCCAGCAGCATGGCGGCGGCGGCCATGACGCGCAGGCAGGCCAGGGTGAAGGGAGGGAAGCCCGCCCCCTCGCGCACGGCCACGCGGATGGCGAGGTAGGTGCTGCCCCAGACGACGTAGACGACGGCGAGGTGGGCGAGACCCGCGCGGCTGAGCGGCTGGTCGTGCTGCGGGTGGTTCAAGCGGGCCTCCGGTTCAGATCCGGTCGGTCAGCAGGAGGCACAGTTCTTCGAGGAAGAGCCTTTCCTCCGGGCCGAAGCGGGCGAGCTGGAAGGAATTGACGTCCAGTTCGGCGACGACCTGGCCGGAGCGGAAGACCGGCAGCACGATCTCGCTGCGCGTGTCCGGGTGGCCGGGCAGGTAGTTCAATTCCTGCGTGACGTCGTCCACGACGATCGTGATGGCGTGCTCGGCGACCTGCCCGCAGACGCCCTGGCCGATCGCGATGTGCGTCGGGGAGAGCGTGGCGCCGCTGCGCGGTCCGATGAGGAGCTGTCGCGGGTTGTCGGGGTCGACCAGGAAGAAAGCGACGCAGTCGAAGCCCTCGACGTTCGCGGCGAGCAGCGCGGTGACCGCCTGCATCTTGTCTTCGGAGCGCAGGTCCGCCTCGGCGATGGGGCGGGCCTTGGCCAGCAGATCTGCGTAATCGCTCACGGCCTTCCTTCCGGATCGCGGACCGAATAACTTGTTTATT
This window of the bacterium genome carries:
- a CDS encoding GAF domain-containing protein; protein product: MSDYADLLAKARPIAEADLRSEDKMQAVTALLAANVEGFDCVAFFLVDPDNPRQLLIGPRSGATLSPTHIAIGQGVCGQVAEHAITIVVDDVTQELNYLPGHPDTRSEIVLPVFRSGQVVAELDVNSFQLARFGPEERLFLEELCLLLTDRI
- a CDS encoding EamA family transporter, whose product is MNHPQHDQPLSRAGLAHLAVVYVVWGSTYLAIRVAVREGAGFPPFTLACLRVMAAAAMLLGWAAIRGHRLRPTRAEALVLAGSGLLLWVGGNGLVTWAEQRADSGIAALLVGIMPIWGALIEAALDRRAPSPKLVASLLIGFVGVGLLSWPLLRHGTSADVWAVIGLLIAPLTWVAGSIWMARRRPGLSIQAASGWQQLFGGLGFLVVIVLTGEPRPTPTGEAWLAWAYLTVFGSIVAFTSYVTVLRLLPMQVAMTYTYANPVIAVLLGHLILDEPITSWTLGGAVLVMAGIAGVFNNR